From Anopheles coluzzii chromosome 3, AcolN3, whole genome shotgun sequence, the proteins below share one genomic window:
- the LOC120955744 gene encoding probable GDP-L-fucose synthase, with the protein MSKVVLVTGGTGLIGKAIETVIKEENPADERWIFVGSKDANLTDLAATREMFQKHQPTHVVHLAAMVGGLFHNMSNNLDFFRKNMLINDNILLLSHELKVKKVVSCLSTCIFPDKTSYPIDETMIHNGPPHDSNFGYSHAKRMIDVLNRAYNQQYGDMFTSVVPCNVFGPHDNFVPGVSHVIPGMIHRLHELMFVKNPDEPQESKSFSVYGTGKPLRQFIYSLDLAKLFIWVLRDYNSVEPIILSVDESAEVSIAQLAESLAKAFDFKGKLEFDTTKADGQYKKTASNAKLRKHLPNFKFTDFDVAIKDTVQWYIANYEKARK; encoded by the exons ATGAGTAAAGTGGTGCTAGTAACGGGTGGAACCGGGCTGATAGGAAAGGCCATCGAAACGGTGATAAAGGAGGAAAATCCGGCAGATGAGCGATGGATTTTTGTCGGCTCGAAAGATGCGAATCTAAC CGACTTGGCAGCAACGAGGGAAATGTTCCAGAAACATCAACCAACGCATGTGGTCCACCTGGCAGCGATGGTCGGCGGATTGTTCCACAACATGAGCAATAATTTAGATTTCTTTCGCAAAAACATGCTAATCAATGATAACATACTGCTGCTCAGCCACGAGCTGAAGGTGAAGAAGGTCGTATCGTGCCTGTCGACCTGCATCTTCCCCGATAAAACCTCTTATCCCATTGATGAAACTATG ATACACAATGGACCGCCGCACGATTCGAATTTCGGCTACAGCCACGCCAAGCGTATGATCGACGTGCTGAACCGCGCCTACAACCAGCAGTACGGCGACATGTTCACTTCAGTAGTGCCTTGCAACGTATTTGGACCGCACGATAACTTTGTGCCGGGTGTAAGCCACGTGATTCCCGGCATGATCCATCGACTGCATGAACTAATGTTTGTTAAAAACCCCGAC GAACCGCAAGAAAGCAAATCCTTCTCCGTGTACGGAACGGGTAAGCCTCTCCGGCAGTTTATCTACTCGCTGGATCTAGCCAAACTTTTCATCTGGGTGCTGCGCGACTACAACAGCGTCGAGCCGATCATCCTTTCCGTTGACGAATCGGCCGAAGTATCGATCGCTCAACTGGCTGAATCACTTGCCAAAGCGTTCGATTTCAAAGGGAAGCTCGAGTTCGACACCACCAAAGCGGACGGTCAGTACAAGAAGACGGCCTCCAATGCGAAGCTAAGGAAGCACCTGCCCAACTTTAAGTTTACCGACTTTGACGTTGCTATCAAGGATACCGTGCAGTGGTACATTGCCAACTACGAGAAAGCGAGGAAGTGa